The DNA segment CGGCGTGATGCTGGTCATTCCGAACGTGATGGGCATGTTCATGTGGTCTCCGCCGCTCGATCCGCTCGGCAACAGCTGCCGGGGCGTACAGTTCTGCAAGGAGCTGGTGGACGTGTTTAACTTCCATCTGTACGACAACATTAAGCACGGCTCGAACAAGAAGGACCCACGGCGCCACCGGTACGAAACGAAGGGCCTGTCCGTGGTGAATCTACTGTTTTCCGCTGCGATCGGTGACGTCACTGCGCTGCGCCGTCACAAGCTGTCCGGCATGGACATTACGCTGTCGGATTACGATGGCCGAACGGCACTGCATCTGGCCAGTGCGGAGGGACACTACGAGTGTGTTCGGTTTCTGCTGGAGCACTGTGGTGTGCCGCACGATCCGAAAGATCGCTGGGGCAACCGACCGATCGATGAGGCGGAAACGTTCGCCCACGAGGACGTTGTAACGCTGCTGCGCCAGTGGGAGGAGAAGGTACAGAAGGCGCAAACGTGCGAAGCTAGCGAAACCGGATACAACTCCGACCAGGACAGCGATGCGTCCAGTGGCAAAGGGACGAAAGGTCCGGCCGGTTCACCGATGTTGCCCTAAGAGCTACGCCCAAATCACCTGCCCGTGAGGCAAAACGAAACCTACGACAATAATTACTGCACTGCGATAGCGGGAAGGGAGTATCATCCGCCTCATGTGTGTacggtttgtttttaatgtatCCATCAGCAATTAGGAATATGATCGTTCGTGTACTCTTTCCGGCGTCATCATACTATATCATACTGTGCTTGCGTGTCTGTGTATAGCGTGCATCGGTTTAATTAATGCATGTCAATTATTCTGTATCGATAGCTGTAACAAAACCAGTCAACTAAATAACTAGCGTTTAATTCCTGCCAATCGAATCGAAACCAATAAAGCAAACGACTTCGAAAGGAGACTGCGATTTCGGCTGCAAACGATGGTGGTTTTTTATTGTACCGTTTTCCTGTCGCCTAGCTCGAAAATACAACAAATCATCTAACCCTTCGTTTTAGATTAGGTGCGCTGGGTCGAAGGGGAAACCGCTAGCGCCCATTATCGAaggtgaaaaacaaacactaatTTCTAATGTTTCTCGGTGAATGACACATGTCGATCCACAGCGCATAGAACAAGGGGTTACTCTAGCATAACGCGTTCCCCTAGATACATCGTTCGTTGGTCTATTATTACTTGGTCTACCCGGCTAGAGAATAGTGTGGAGTGAGGGAGTGTCTCTTTCGCATTCTAATCGATCCATAACTCTTTCAACCTTTATTTGAACGGTGTGAGGGTTCTACGGTTTGGTTGACGTTTGATACCGGTTTCAGTCGCACGGGAGCTACGACAAAGGAACGAAATGGTTTGTATCCGTAGACAGCTGGTTCGTTCGTaagaaacccaaaaaaaacctaaaccACATACTTATCGCAGGAAAAGCCACCAAGtgtcccaccaccaccggagCCGGAACCGGAGCCGGAAAATTTGCACGAAATGTACATCGATCACTGTTTCGAGCGCATCCGCCAGGTACGGTTGGTGAAGCAAGTGATCGTGATGAACGAGAATGGCCATCCGGTACGTAGCACGATCGAAAACACGGAGGATGCGATCACTGCTGCCGGTCTGTACGCGAGTTTGAAGGATAAAGCCTGCTACAACCTGAAATCGATCGATGCGGACGATGAGTTTGTGATGCTGCGTATCAAAACGCGCAACAACGAGGCCATCATCAGCACCGATCCGGAGCATGGATTGATGTACATAACGGTGCAAGTACCAGAATGAGAGTGAATAAGACTTTTAAAAGACTGATTGGGCAATCTTTGTTGTGAATCATCTTGCAATGCAATGAATGCAATGAAAAGAAtaaacattcatttttaatGGAAACGATAAGATCCACAACATTTTTACAGAGGCTTGCGTTGTCATTTGAAGTTGGTAGGATTAGGCGACACTCTAGTTACGCGAATTTGATCAaggtgatttttgttttttgataaTTCATATGTCAAATCGGCACAATTTTCTGCAACAATTGTCAAATTgcaaataaatttcatttttgctaAAAATTGCGAAATCGCTAAAAAGACAGAAATAAtcaattttttacacaaattgTGTGAAATAAGCAATTAAGTGCTTAAAGTACTAACTTTTGAACAAAATAGCTAGATTTCATCCATATTGTAGCTGAAAATGTGATATTCAAATTACGCAAAATGTGATATTCAAAACGCCAATTACGCAAATGTCCACGGTCCGCACGGTCGCGTTATTCGAGGAAAGACTTAACAAgtgaaaataattcaaaaaaaatcatgcggTGGAATAAACGCTAAAtaacaaaagcacacaatcTATAGGTTAATACATACGTTTAAATCAAATGGAAATCATAAGACTCATATATTTGTTTCCCTGTTATGTAAAAAAACTGTGaacagaaattaaaaaaaataggtttaaaaaaataatacttcTACCTAAAAAATACTGATCTcatgaaaaaaagacaatCGGGAAATAAGTGACTCACAAACAAATTATTGTGCAACCTGTATAAGAAGTAATAAAAGATAAGAAATAGTATGTTAATCTTTTTTGAGGGAGCATTAGCATAAAAATATCCCTTATTacaataaaatgaaaagtaagaaaattgcaaaattataGCTAAAGCTTTTATCATTTACAATTCATTCTTACGTGAGCACAAAAAAATAGACCATTTGTTTCATACAAagtacaagtttttttttttcacaactGTGTCATAACTGTTCAATACGATACCGAGTATTTATACCGGTTCATCGATAGATCGATCAAACCATTTAAACTAACATTTAAGCATATAATTGCATAGTACCAATAATAGGCACAATCACTTTTCAAGTCACAGATCTTCAAACTTTCAACAATCCACGAATCACAAACATTCATGATCAAAGCTTTCTTTTAAGTATACCATAATAAGTGATATTGTTAATAGGTTTATTCCCTTTTACACCATACGATAAATAGgagaaggtaggtaaagacggacacgttaagggaaatggtaaaaaactAGGGATATATAAGCGCAActaccatgaaaatgtgcatacattatcttacactcatgttttatcagaaaatgtgttgaaacttttaagtttccatcgatttttgcgttttttcatgaatgaaaaatatgattttttttcgtgcggttttgaaatgttcgggtaagatatggacacctgatatgggaaagatggacaccatgaagcgtaagatggacacctgtagaaaTCGTTGGAAAGTGAAGAATTTTACAGTAATTTAACATATCGTATTGCTTTCCTCATTCTGGTACgtacataaaccaattctaGGCCAATTACAATGCCGGttcattcagccatgaatttaggaatttAGGAATAGGCGCttgtaatatatcgtagaatgcagcatctaaagcattattgaaatatcgcgCAATAACAGCTGACCTTGCTCCAGCTTACAaaacaacagtctagaacttccttttaggaaattactAGGAAAAGTCAACGAACACAGTATTTTTTGtgggacttgttaatagttaaagccattttccaccatgtcaaaattcaacatttgaaatttataatcccatagaatttctTATTCCTGAATTTCTATTCCTGAAGGATGTCGTATCAATGCCTCAACTTTTTATTGCTTagagttgtccaagtcgtgacaagatattggatttcgcgAAGTGCCTCaccagcgtcgagcgagtaatagcataacgaataGTTGCTATTTTGACTGGAGTGCCGTTTCTCGCATATTTCTATGCTTTCTCTAGTTGCTGGATGATTCATATCTTCCaaatacccttatttaaggtatttgattaaatatattcatcaccaattgatataagaagtaaaataaatcaataaattcggtgtccatctttccctacaacaaagtgtccgtctttcccgctttggtgtaaggatgtttaaaccaccagaaaacaatatttttcttgctttcattctcgttctttcgccagttttttcattaatgatcacaacaactcattcatgaaataaaacttccggaaatatcAACAATACAAGTTATAGAGCTTAAGATCCaaagtagtcaaattagatccacaagggtgcgcacgattgaaaatttgttttattcgtggatttaaccaattttgcatatattatgccaaaaatgttctcaaatttgttgtttaactttaagttaggatgctccattgttgattttttcgaaagatacctttttcatgcatttatgtcaagtgtccatcttacccgtagtgtccgtctttaccaaCCTTCCCCTACAacctttaaaataaaaaaaaatagattccATTTTACACACTGATGGTTGCAGACATAAGGGTTAAATTTctagaaaatatttttaccATCCAAATTCtataaatttatcaaaaatgcACGTTGTTCACGTAATTCCTATCTAAAgttgaatgaaaaaacaatTGTTCATTTGTTATCTTGCACcaaatttaaatagtttttccaTCTTCAGTTGCTTCAGTCGGTGACCGAAAACGAACCAACGTGAAAAGCACCTGTCACGCACTGTTTCATTCATTTCGAAGGGCCAGTGAACCAACCTTGCCGGTGTTCATGCCGGTACAGTGCAGTACGGATAGTATGCGATAGTTGCATAATGTTAGAGAAATAAACTAAGATTTTTATATAATTATccttaattatttaatttcagaACAGTGATTCAAGGATCATATAAATCAAAGCTGACTGATTACATGCAAATATTATAATCATTCCATTGAAAgtgataaaattgaaaaaaaaaactgatatcAACCCTTACGCGCTCCATTCCAAACATGGGTTTCGCCTTTCAACCCTTATTTAGCCATCTCGCACCCGCCTAATGCCCTAATTTTACGCACCACTGTACCGGAATGAACGGAGCCTGGCACCGTTTGAATCTCGGTGGGCTCGCCGTACGCGCTCTCCCGCTCGCACGATAATAATATTTTGGTGCCAGCATTTCCAGCCAGCGGATGCGCTTGCCTGCAGCAGCCCTCGTGCAGTTCGGAAAGCGCTTTTCCTACCCCGTGCAGCAGAAGTTTGACTGCTCGGAAAAACTGGTTTAGTCGAGTATACGCATCGGTCGCGTTCGGTCGTGCCCAACACGCAGTCgtgctcgtcgtcgtcgtagtggtgttggtgttggtagtgtgtgcgcgcgtctTCCAGCAAACAGCCCCTTTccgttcgtcgtcgtcgttgttgttgttgttgttagtgcGCTACTATCGATTGTTCCGCGGGGTGAGTTTTCGCGTGCCCCGTTGGGTGTACGGTACCCCCATCCCGTCCCGTTCGGTTAATCGGCAGTGAAGTGTCGAGCCCCCTCCCGAGAGGTGCCAGTTGCAGGTGCCATGTGAAGAATGTGGtgcaaattaaaattaattacataTTCAAAATACAGCCCCGTCCCCCGCCGGCCCACTGCCGAACTGCACCGGTAGGAAAGCTCACAAGCTTGTGCCGTGTTCGCGTTGCCCAGAGTTGTGTGTCCAAGTGTTCATTTCCTGACCGAAACCGATTGGCGTTGTTTTTGTATGGTTGTATTGCTTGCCACTGTTGAGTTTGTAGTGCCGTGACCGGAAATCGATTTCGGGCTGGTCAATCTCCGAAAGCATAAATGCACCTTAGCACCACCACCCCGCTTCCCGAGTTGGTAAGTTTCGTTCCACTGTGCAGTGAAGTGATTTGTGCAACGCGAAACGGGAACGCAGTGGATGTGTGATTTACCTGTGCGAAAGCATTTGCGTTTGTGCAGGTGTGCGTCGTATGAGTGTatatgtgcgtgcgtgtgagtgtgtggtttGTACACAAATGCGTAAACGCGTAACGCCAGCCAGCACCTACTACGATTGAGGGTCAGGTAGCGGCTTGCTGTTCGAACAAACggccaacgaaaaaaagagagcaaaTCATCGGTTCGTCCGCAACACAAAAGGGCCAAATCACCGAAGGAAGGGCCCGTTCTGGCTGTCCCGTacagtaacaacaacagcccAAAATACAACCCAACATACACCGGAAAGAAACAGGTAAATTGTGTCAAgggatgaaatgaaaacgGGAAAATATGCTTCCCGATCGATTGCGTTTCTGCTCTCAGGAACCAACAAGGataagagcgagagagaaagaaagagagagagagagaggcgaaGAGAGCTAGCGCACACGTGCGGAAGTGTGAGCGAGCGGAACGAAAACGGTCCAGTTCCTTTGCATCCTGCGCATGCTATCCTTTTTTTACGTTCTCCTTTCCCCTTCGCTCGAGAAAATGGGGCTTTTCCTTCAACCCTTCTCCCCTGTTCACCCAACCCTGAAAACCCTGGGCTACTTCTCCTTGTACAGGCGTGTGAAATATTGTGTACACGGGAATGAAATGAGAGCAACGCCGGAGCTGAAAACGGAGGCTGACGATGCCGATTGCAATTGGCGCGtggtgtgtgtattgtgcGAGTTGTCCGATGAGATGCACTTATTGCTCATGCATCTCGGGATTTATGTTTTACTTCCCCCAATGGCCGGGGTGAGGCGCCCTGCCTAGTGCGAGGGAATGCACACCGACGCCTGATTCATCGCAATTCAACGCGTACGGTGTGGTTTCTTTTaccagtgtgtgcgtgtgtgtgtgggtatgggCTCTCGATGGGCTCTCGCAGCGCGCTCGTTTGCGCGTGTGCGTGAAACGTCAATGCTTACACACTGGCAAAGGGTCGACGTCGCGTCAAGTGATAAGATAAAAAAACGTGCTACGCGCTACCCGAACGGTGGGTATTTTGATGCTGCAAGCAGTTTCTTGGAGCAGCAAAATCGACCCACCAAGTAGAACAAAAAATGCCCCACCAGCATTTACATTCCGTGGTGGCGTACTCTAACGCCACCCTTCCTTCCCCACCCCCCGTAACACGTTCCGGCTGCTAATCGGCACCGGTTTGATCAATTGACGCCTTCATGAATGGTTTGATTCATTCATTCGGTGGGCTGGAGCAGGGGTGGGTTTTGCGGCTTCTGTTGGTGTTTaaatcaaaaaacaaaatgatgtGCCACTGTAGCCctacattttgcaaaacagcttcaaaacagTGACAATATTAAATTCCTTTTCAAATGCACGGTTTAGTAGCATCGTTCCGCGACGCCTGTATGTCGTGAGTCTCACGCTGAATGAGCATCACTTTCACATCCACACGTGCACGGTTCTACGTGAATGCGCGCACCTGCGTACTTGACCGGAGAATTTGGTGTCGATGTTTATATGTGCGGTTTCGTCTCGATTTTAACGCATCCAACATGTAAAAcctaaagtgtgtgtgtgtgtgtgtgtgtgtgtgtgtgtgcgtttttctcttctttttttctaatacTTTCCCCAACTGCTAAGCCCCGGGAGCGACATCATTCCCAGCGTTCGCAGGCGTTAGAAGACATTCGATCCGTCACATACGCGCGTTCATGTGAAAAGGCTCGTTTGTTTCCGAATTCCCTTTTCGCCCCCACGTTGCAGAGGCCCGTTATACCGCCCCTGCTCATGCCGCTGACGTTTGGTGGAACCAGTTTTTCTACTTCCATTTTCACCCCCCCATCCACCCGACACGCCGTCAAGTAGAGGTAGAGCGAAGGCTGTGGAGAGCGTTCGGTTGCATACGTTCGATCGTGCTAGCTCTCTTTCGCCACGATTTGCTTATTCAACCACCCACCTTCCCGTCGCATCTCACCCACCTCGCCCGAAAGGGCACACTTTGGACAATGCTTTACGATTCTTAGCCCTTTGGTCAGGCGAGAAGGCGAAGGCGAGTCTAAGCCCTAAGCAGCCCTTCAAAACCTGACGCTGCGAAACTCGCCGCGAGATCTGGCTTGACGCATAACACTTTCGCACACCCGCCCCTCTTccgctgtttttgtttttacttcgaTTCCAGCAACAGCACCCCGAAACGAGTAgacgtttgttttttggtcaaaGTGGTAGTAGAGTCACAGTTGCAcataaagaaaggaaaaaacgaCAACCGAACCCATTCTCGAACAAGTCAGGCTAAACGAACGAAATCAAAACAGCCTTCCAGCGAGACAGGAAGGAGCTGCTTATGGGATGTGCTCTGTGTTCCTTACTTTGGATGTTGCTTTGTCGCCGCCTCTCGTTCGACTCCCTCCCCGGGGCACAAGTGCTCTTGACGCGCTTGTTCTAtcgttatatttttatttttttgtttgtattttttgctgctgtgtgcTTCGGGTATAGGACGGGGTCGTCGCTCAACATTGTCCCGATTGCCCGAGCGGCCAATCCGCTTATGCCGAACGCAGCCACTTCACAGCAGCAAGTACTTAAGGGTTAAGATTTATCGTTGCAAGAGAAATGGTAGCCGAAATGGTAGCCGTAAATGATAGTTGGAAATGTTTTTGGGGGATCATTTTTATGAAACATATCACCGGATAGCATGCTGCTATCGTTTAACAATGTTTTATCGCTTATTGCTTTGTGATTGAATTGGTGTGCTTCAGAAATCGTTTGTTAAagattatctttttttgattgaatttcattCCATATTCTACCAGTTTAAGCTAATTTTAGTAATAAATTTTGTTATTGAAACGGAATGTTCAAGATGTTtctgttttatcatttttatatcCTAACTTCAATAAACAATACTAGTTAGTGatattattgattaaaatactTAATCTTCCAATGATCCAAATATCTAATAACAACCACTAGAAAATATTTGCTAgcaaattgattaaaataataacattttttattgcattataCGCTCGGTAATCTGTACCTTTTTAATCAGCACGCTCGATAATCCGTATATCGAAAATACACACTTTTGACAACCAAATTCGTGGAAAAAAACCGTTTTCAGTCAAAAGTAGTGATATTTGATTAACAGGATAGATAcctttctattttgttttaatatataCTTTCTTTGTAGAACACGAAAAAGATATGATATATGATATATTATGATGAACTCATGGaacgagacaaaaataagaagataaaaaacacacatcaaaaCGTCTTTCGAAATGTATTTGAGGCGAGAACTGTATTTGAAATAACGACAACAAACGACACAAAGTCATTATTTAGCACTTACATATGTTACCAAGTAGCTGCGTCTTTCCACAGAAGCtataaattacattaaaatgatagttttttttctaatttaatATAACCACACATATCGAGTGAaatattaaatgttttttgtatATTGATTTGCCAACATCGTCAAACTACaacatgaaataaataattaaataattaaagaaaaaaataataaataaataaataaataaataaatatataaataaataaataaataaataaatacataaataaataaatacttaaataaataataaaaaatatatatcacTGAATAAACCAATCGATATAGCAATAAATCAATAGCTTGTCACAATTGCTTTACCgagcaacaaaataaatatttcagtCAACCGATCGAGTTGAGAATTGAACCACATCAAGGCTGTTAGGACAAGACGCATCGATCCATTAGACCACTGAGCCACTCCCAGACTCATAAATGTATAATATACGTTTAAACATAGATTCAAACGAATGAGAACATTTGAATTTAGAATTAATCCAATCACCAAAAGTTAGTGTTGAAAACATCAATACTATTATACAACAAATTTGGCAACAAATTACCACCCCACCACCATGGATCGCACTTTGAACTAGAATGTGGTTAGAAACTTTCACGTACCAACTTCGATGATTTTCGTTCCTCAAACGataagcttttttttggtttttgttgggGAAAACTTTACCTTTTTCGCCCGAAATAAAACAACTTCCGCTCTCCGATGATGGAAGACGCTGGAAGCTACAACAAATTCATTCCACAAACAAGCATCCACACGCATACAGCAAACCCCCGccccggcagcagcaccagcccaGCGTGCACACCGACGTcgcagtttgtttgtttttaatctgAGAAATATTTCATACCCTGACCTTGCTGCCGCATCGTATTAAACCAGTCCCGAAAACCGAAAGGCCCAGCAACCGGTCTCATCCTTTGCTGCTTGTTTCGTATCCACCGTATCAACCTTTCCGTATCCGTAGCACGAGAACAAGTTTCGTGTTCGACTTGCAAATGTTGTCTCAAATAATCGatcgatgaagatgatgaagtCGTTAAATCGAGATTCGATCGGGGAATTCACCACACCGTGTGCCGGTGCGTCAGAGTGTACTCGGGTTGCTATCAAATTTTGAACCAAAATACTTCACATTTTACTAAAGATTCCGTTTGCGTGACAACGGGTAGCATTGGAACGGTTTGTGCATGCTGTTTCACCATCGGAATGGCAAATATTTAACTAAACCTTGTTCGCTCCATGGGGAAGGTTGCAGGCGCTGGCGGAGCGGGCACAGGGTGAACAAATAATGATACCACCCCACCAACCGTCTAACAGGGTGACATTTACCAACAAGGCTATGGTAAgcttaattacttttttttctttctttctcgcctACTCAAGCTTCCTCTGAGCCCTACCCAAGTGTGGGACGTTTGGGAGGCACACAGCTTCTCGTATTCAAAGCAAAAGGATTGAACCTTTTCATGCTTCGGGATGTCTTCTTcaagattcttttttttttttttagatccGTCACTTATATAGAAGAAAGCACGCTCAGAAGCTACTTAACGTCAGTCGGTGAAAGTTTTGCCAATAAAATCAACATTATTACGACGAGCGCCACCGAATCGGCGATCACGATTTGTCACCCAACTTTGCTAATTATCGAAAAAGTCGATTGGAATTTTCATCAGTCAGCGAGGGAAAGCtgttttccctccattccgGCTCAAGGTTCAGGAAAATGTTCCTAATATGGCATTTTCTTGGCGCTCACGCGTGCGCTTGGAAACTAAAACCCCTTTCCCTCCGTCCGTTTGTTGATGCGAGTCACGTTTTTTCGAACATCAAATACCTTTTTCGGCCCACACGCACCCAGGCATTGGACGCAGCAAGTTCTGGATACCTGTTGAAAGTTATGGCACTTTCAAGAAATAGGGAAAGAGATGATTTGCCATTCTCTGGGCATGCAAAATTCACCTGCAGTGCGTTACCCTTCATTTGCAGCCGAATACACTTCGAACCGCTTCTTCCGATCGTTGGTATCTTGAGGCAGCGCTGGATCTGCTGGCCCATTTTGGAGCATTCTTTTCCGAAAGAAAAGTTGTGCAAAAATCGATATTGAAGATTTTATCACAAACCATCAGGAGTCCCATGGAAGCCGTCCCAGAAGCACGATATCCTATCTGTTCCGTTCCAGTTGCTTCGGGCGAATCGGGCGAAAGTAGGAACCCCCCACCGCGAATAGTGTACGTGGTTCCATGGACGTGGTTTACCTGAAGATCCCTTTTTCTTGTGGTCAGCACCTTTGCTATAcatctctctccttctctctcgaGTAAAATCATCCAAGGTGTCAGTTTATTTGAATAGGAATAAAGAAAGGCTGTCCCAATAGTTCACTAAATATTTAAACTCCTTTGTTCCGGCCTCGACCTGTCTGATAGCGGACACTACCGTCGAACGGTCGAGATTTTCCAGAAAGATAGGCGAAGgtgtcgtttttgtgtgtgtgtgtttgtgtgtgtcactTTCAAAAGAATTCTCgggagatgctgctgctgacatCGGTTGATTAGTTGACTTAACCTTCACCAGGAAAAtgtgagaaaaaagggaacacaGCCCCATCCGGCACAGTCAGCAGAAATGAGCATCAaggccacacacacaggcagacGCTTCTCGCTGAGCTGTATCGCGCCGGCAGCACACAACGCCAGGGACAGGGCAATCAAACACCAGCGGGTTGGTTTATCGTTGAGCCGACCGACCCTGCCCACACGGTGTTGACGTTTCAATAGTGCCCCGGGACCGGTTTGCGTTGTTCAGCCGTGTATCCTTTTCATCATCTACTATAAGGACGAAACAGCAACATGTGTATCTCTGCTATCGTGTGGAATATACACGCTTTTCCTCCGCTGGAAAGGATGTTTAGTACCAACCAACAAACTGTTAAAAAGGCACCCCAAGGCGTTAACCGTTCCGACGTGGATAAAAACCGTAACGCGGGATCGGGTTTACTTCTGACGCTTTGATGGGCTTTTCATTGCATCGCAACGGAATGGCCTCGGACCATCTAGCGTGTAGAATGTATCTTCAAACGGTTATTTTTTTCACGTGTTTGAAAAGTAATAAGCTACATGCAAATACAGAAAAACGAGCAGGACAATGACCTACTTCTGGTAGTGCCAGGGAAAGCAAATTGCATCCATGCATTTCGCATAATGTTTTTCCCCCATTATGCGAACAATAATATAGGGAAGATACAACCCTACGGAGCTTGTATCTGGAAGACAACAAGCAggcagttgctgctgcttgtttgtttgtttgttcgttgcaTCCTTCTGCTTTTGCGTTTGCGTTCCATTGTGCTAGGATGATTATTTACAGCAAATGCGTGTGCTACGTTGCTGGATGAAGCCCTAGATTGTTGGCCCAGATTTGCAGCAGCCGTTGCTCGCTTTTTGTTTCTCCCACCATTAAAGGAAACGCGTTGTCGAGCGTATTGTATTCGCCGCCGGGCGTCTTGGTCGTCGTAAAACAATAGAGCGCTGGTGTAGCATGTTCGTTTTCACATGCTTCTTGCCGTCGATCTACACACAGTGTACGCCTTGGGGATCTTTCCTTGGACGTCCTCGAATGAAGGAATCTGTTTCATTTTTGCGAACTGCTCTCGCATGTTACTAAGGACTTTTGAACGCATTTCAAGCCACTACAATTCCACCGATTTCGATCTTACAATGAAGGCGCttgcaaaaaagcacaattttgCAAACTATTATCAAACACGATCTGCacacattttcttttctttttttaacgCTCTCCGTGAGAAGATTCACACGACCCAGTGCCTTGATGTGGAACGAGTCTTAAGGACATTCTACCGATCCGTACAGAAAACGAGGGCGCTATTTAGTGCCCCAA comes from the Anopheles coluzzii chromosome 2, AcolN3, whole genome shotgun sequence genome and includes:
- the LOC120961073 gene encoding uncharacterized protein LOC120961073, with product MEKPPSVPPPPEPEPEPENLHEMYIDHCFERIRQVRLVKQVIVMNENGHPVRSTIENTEDAITAAGLYASLKDKACYNLKSIDADDEFVMLRIKTRNNEAIISTDPEHGLMYITVQVPE